Below is a genomic region from Prosthecochloris marina.
TAACGGTTTTCTCTTTCTGGCGACCATATTGTGTTCCTGGATCCATATTTTGAGTCACGAAAACACCGCCGCTTTTTAATGCACCTGCGATTTTTTTGATTGTCTCATGAAAATTTTCGACAAAAATGTGCAGTACGAATGATGACAGTACCAAATCATAGGCCTGTTCCGGCAACATATCCCGACGTAAATCAAAAGGCAGTACAGAAATCCTGTCGCGATAATCGGAATTTTGAAAACCTGGTTCAATCAAACTCGTGATTTTAGGTATGTCGGCGATCACAGCGGATAATGAAGGATTCCTGTCAAGCAACGCCGTTGTATAATGACCATGATTACCGCCTATATCACACATTTTTTTAGCCGACATGAACTGCGGCAAGTCCACGATGAAAGCGACTGCATCCTGTAATGTACCTCGCATCGCAAACTGAGCCGGCCCCAGCAGAAAATTCATGTTACCGGTGCTTGACATTTTTTTCCCATAATCGCCTTCATGATTTCTCACCGGTCGATCACGTAAAAAAGCGCGCATTGCGGAACAGGCTGAATCCCCTATCTGCTCCTGCATTTCGAGAATATTTCCCTGATAAAAAGGCGAACTTGACACGAGAAACTCTGCCGCCTGTGAAGAGTTGACATAGCAGCCGTCACTGTTGACAACCAGCTTCCTCGCTTTCAGAAAATCGAGTAATGCCTGCAAAATTGGCCCGTCGAGAGGAACGTGCCGAGAAATCTGATCCGGCGTGACAGGGGATTCCATGATATCGAAAAGTTTTACACGAACAGACTCCATAAACAGTCGCGAAGCGATACCGTCGATAAGGACACTTTCGATACCGGAAAAATCATGTTCTGGTTTTTGCATGTTCATATCTTTCTCCATTTTTGTTATTAGTTACTTATTACTTCCGGGGTTCACCGTCGAAATCGGTATCGAAACCGCCGCCAGTTCGGGCAGCCACAGGGGGCTGCCCCTACACTTTGCCAACTGCCGACTGATTCCTTTTCTCCCACCTCACCCCCTCTCCATTTTTAGGGCACCCCTATGTATTGTCATGAGTCCCGATTGCATCGGGATGCAAGGCGAACGGTGTCCCGATTGAATCGGGATAAACTTCGAAACCGGAGTCCCGACAGGTCGGGATGAGGATTTCGATCCCGACTCGTCGGGACAACGAAGCAATTGGAACGCGGAATAAATACATAGAGGTGTCCCTTAAAAGGTTAAACGAAATGCCGTATATACATTTGTATTGTTCTTCAACTGACCGAAAAATGTTGAGGAATCATCACCGAAAAACAGATTTCCTCCAATGACAAAACTCGCGTCATCCGTATAGTCATACGTGATTCTCGGCCTGAGATAGCCGTCATTGTCACTTGGGGAATAATAGACCGGAACCGACAATTCAATTGTCTGGTTCAAGAGCAGCTTCGTCGCCTGTATTGTCAATACATGACGATACTCGTCCTTTTTCGTCTTACCTGCAGTCTCCTCATACTCGTCATAGTCAAGCATCGCTTCCAGAAAATACTGGACACTGAGATTACAATCCTTCGCTATATCCTGCGTATAGCCTATAAGGCCGCGAATTTCGGAGTTACTCACCGATGGATCGGATCCCTCGCTATCATTCAAAGACCGGTAATACGCAAATTCCAGATTCCCGATTCCGCTAAAGACGCTCCCCCGAACACTGCCACCGTAGACATGCAATCTGTGATGGTTCTTCTCACGGAACAGTGCGTCATAATCCGGTGTTTTCCAGAATCCCCGGTAGCCATAGAGCGCGTATTCATAATTGTTCACGTTTTTATGGACTCGAATCGCTATTTCATGATCATCAAACCACGTATCGGGAGTATGGACAGCCACGGCAGCCTTATCCCCCGCTATGCTTCCCGACAGAGGAGACCAATGAGAGATATATTCACCCGTTATGTATCTGTCTGGATCGAATTGGGGAGTATAGACCAGATCGACGTTGACGATGTCGGAAAAAAATCCCAGCTTCACGGCATCTGACGGCGCTTTTAAATATTCCGGATCTCGGCCGATGAAAAACGATTGCCAGTCCTTGGGAAAAAGGTCATTCAAAAAAACCAGGTCTCCGGTACCCCATGTCAGTATCTGGCGGCCGATCTTGACATCCATATACTCTGTAGGCCTGGCAAAAAACCACAGTTCACGTGTATCATACTTCACCTCCTCGAGTACCCAGTCAGCATAGACATCCCCCCTGTACTGCACGTCGAATGCATCCGCGTATCCCCGGCACTCGATCTGCAAACGCTGCTCCATCACCGAGGCATCCTGTTCGTAAGGATCATCCCTCAAACGAAGCCCGCCGAGTACTTCCACGAATCCGTTCATTTCCAGCTCCGGTGCATCCTGTGCAGCAGCTGTAAAGGATGTGATCGCCATTGCACAGAAGAACAGCATACCGGCAAGT
It encodes:
- a CDS encoding class I SAM-dependent methyltransferase codes for the protein MQKPEHDFSGIESVLIDGIASRLFMESVRVKLFDIMESPVTPDQISRHVPLDGPILQALLDFLKARKLVVNSDGCYVNSSQAAEFLVSSSPFYQGNILEMQEQIGDSACSAMRAFLRDRPVRNHEGDYGKKMSSTGNMNFLLGPAQFAMRGTLQDAVAFIVDLPQFMSAKKMCDIGGNHGHYTTALLDRNPSLSAVIADIPKITSLIEPGFQNSDYRDRISVLPFDLRRDMLPEQAYDLVLSSFVLHIFVENFHETIKKIAGALKSGGVFVTQNMDPGTQYGRQKEKTVREVTTKMLGYPTHFLNQELLEDALREAGFADYRVQRTGSDKSSYILAAVKQ